A single window of Rhodococcus jostii RHA1 DNA harbors:
- a CDS encoding TerD family protein: MGVTLAKGGNVSLSKAAPNLTTVSVGLGWDARSTTGAPFDLDASALATGQDRKVLSDLHFVFYNNLRSPDGSIEHTGDNLTGEGDGDDESINVDLSAVPPNVTNIFFPVSIHDADTRGQSFGQVTNAFIRVVDSTTGIELARYDLTEDASSETAMLFGEVYRHNGEWKFRAIGQGYASGLAGIARDYGVNI; encoded by the coding sequence ATGGGCGTCACTCTGGCCAAAGGCGGCAATGTTTCCCTGTCGAAGGCGGCACCGAACCTGACAACGGTGTCGGTCGGACTCGGCTGGGATGCACGCAGCACAACCGGCGCACCCTTCGACCTAGACGCGAGCGCCCTTGCCACCGGTCAAGACCGCAAGGTGCTCTCCGACCTGCACTTCGTGTTCTACAACAACCTCCGCTCCCCCGACGGTTCGATCGAGCACACTGGCGACAACCTCACCGGCGAGGGAGATGGCGATGACGAATCGATCAACGTCGACCTGTCCGCCGTTCCGCCGAACGTCACAAACATTTTCTTCCCGGTCTCCATCCACGACGCCGACACCCGCGGCCAGTCCTTCGGGCAGGTCACCAACGCCTTCATCCGCGTCGTCGACAGCACCACCGGAATAGAACTTGCGCGCTACGACCTCACCGAAGATGCGTCCAGCGAAACCGCCATGCTCTTCGGCGAGGTCTACCGCCACAACGGGGAATGGAAGTTCCGCGCAATCGGGCAGGGCTACGCCTCCGGACTCGCCGGCATCGCACGCGACTACGGCGTTAATATCTGA
- a CDS encoding GmrSD restriction endonuclease domain-containing protein, giving the protein MAKAMFKTNPILLGELLTDCEKGKLQLPDFQRSWVWDEERIRSLIASVSRAFPVGALMTLETGGGVEFKPRPVEGAPRVAAEQPPSALLLDGQQRMTSLYQVTLRKQVVETVTPKKRPVKRWFYIDIEKALDPLVDREDAIFGVPEDRVIRSDFGRKTELDLSTRMGEFENLMFPVSMVFDFPEWQKECVSHFMASDPSSFQEKWTLLNTFQEQIVENFTSYHVPVIALDKDTSKEAVCVVFEKVNTGGKALDAFELITAMYAAEGYELRKDWFGEGTRVGRQARLARTHRLADAKSGILAEVSNTDFLHVISLFHTREKRRDAAAAGKTGKELPQVIGNRQALLNLPLSAYVKYQDQVEQGFVAAAKFLHRLHIYRIFDLPYQTQIIPLAAILADIGDDVDHVTNHAKLVNWYWNGVFGELYGSTTENRIAKDFIEVPEWMRGGPEPTTVLDASFRAERLKTMRMRLSAAYKGVNALLMLKGAKDFRSGQEFDHTVFFGENVDIHHIFPKKWCETNGIQRSVYDSIINKTPLSFRTNRIIGGEAPSLYLAGLERGKGNAPVIAAETLDGYLSSHLINPNLLRSDDFEAFMSDRQRQLVSLIEEATGKSIPVDDVVSDDISRADLDAEFEAEFGQDDDEALSNGEEARLTLSTS; this is encoded by the coding sequence GTGGCGAAAGCTATGTTCAAGACCAATCCCATCCTCCTGGGGGAGCTGCTGACGGACTGTGAGAAGGGCAAGCTTCAGCTGCCCGACTTTCAGCGGAGCTGGGTCTGGGACGAGGAGCGGATTCGCAGTCTCATAGCCTCGGTGTCCAGGGCGTTCCCGGTCGGTGCACTCATGACCTTGGAGACGGGCGGGGGCGTCGAGTTCAAGCCGAGGCCCGTGGAAGGGGCACCACGTGTAGCGGCGGAGCAGCCTCCGTCGGCACTCCTTCTCGATGGTCAGCAGCGGATGACGTCGTTGTACCAAGTGACGCTGCGCAAGCAGGTGGTCGAGACCGTGACACCCAAGAAGCGCCCGGTGAAGCGCTGGTTTTACATCGACATCGAGAAGGCTCTCGATCCGTTGGTCGATAGAGAGGACGCGATCTTCGGTGTTCCCGAAGACCGGGTTATCAGGAGCGATTTCGGACGGAAGACGGAGCTCGACCTTTCGACCAGGATGGGCGAGTTCGAGAATTTGATGTTCCCGGTGTCGATGGTGTTCGACTTCCCTGAGTGGCAGAAGGAGTGCGTCAGTCACTTCATGGCATCCGACCCGAGCAGCTTTCAGGAGAAATGGACACTTCTGAACACATTCCAGGAGCAGATAGTCGAGAACTTCACCAGTTACCACGTCCCGGTGATCGCCCTCGACAAGGACACTTCGAAGGAAGCCGTCTGCGTTGTGTTCGAGAAGGTGAATACCGGAGGTAAGGCTCTTGACGCCTTCGAGTTGATTACTGCCATGTACGCCGCCGAGGGCTACGAACTTCGCAAGGACTGGTTCGGTGAAGGGACGAGGGTAGGCCGGCAGGCACGCTTGGCGCGGACGCACCGCCTCGCGGACGCGAAATCGGGAATTCTTGCGGAAGTGTCAAACACTGACTTCTTGCATGTCATCTCGCTTTTTCACACTCGTGAAAAGCGCCGAGATGCCGCTGCTGCGGGGAAGACTGGCAAGGAGCTGCCGCAGGTGATCGGTAATCGTCAAGCGCTTCTCAATTTGCCGCTCTCTGCGTACGTGAAGTACCAAGACCAGGTCGAACAGGGATTCGTCGCGGCCGCGAAGTTCCTTCATCGGCTCCACATATATCGCATCTTCGACCTTCCGTACCAGACCCAGATAATCCCCCTCGCGGCGATTTTGGCGGACATCGGCGATGACGTCGACCATGTCACAAACCACGCGAAGCTTGTCAATTGGTATTGGAACGGCGTGTTTGGCGAGCTGTACGGCTCCACGACGGAGAACCGAATTGCCAAGGACTTTATTGAGGTTCCTGAGTGGATGCGCGGAGGTCCGGAGCCGACGACAGTGCTCGATGCATCGTTCCGCGCGGAGCGACTGAAGACGATGAGGATGCGCTTGTCTGCGGCGTACAAGGGAGTGAATGCTCTGCTGATGTTGAAGGGCGCGAAGGACTTCCGATCAGGTCAGGAGTTCGACCACACGGTGTTCTTCGGCGAGAACGTGGACATCCACCACATTTTCCCAAAGAAGTGGTGTGAAACGAACGGGATCCAGCGTTCCGTCTATGACTCGATCATCAACAAGACCCCGCTGTCTTTCAGGACCAACAGAATCATTGGCGGCGAGGCTCCGTCGCTTTACCTGGCAGGTCTCGAACGAGGCAAGGGGAACGCGCCGGTCATCGCCGCCGAGACCCTGGATGGGTATCTCTCGAGCCACCTGATCAATCCGAACCTGCTTCGGTCAGACGATTTCGAAGCCTTCATGTCTGATCGGCAGCGGCAGCTCGTATCCCTCATCGAGGAAGCGACGGGTAAGTCGATACCTGTTGATGATGTAGTCAGTGACGATATTTCACGCGCTGACCTCGACGCAGAATTCGAAGCCGAGTTCGGGCAGGACGACGACGAGGCGCTTAGCAATGGCGAAGAGGCCCGGCTGACTCTGTCTACCAGCTGA
- a CDS encoding GIY-YIG nuclease family protein — protein sequence MASDNGEENFVEIALLLNEGSDELGDLAAVAPCAGWSSQASLQWVRGQLALRIRAVAPSPGLDAVQMAAVFEGSQWRIDSQSTGSVSEEGAVEPKDVDTLLSDVLRCVPAYLVPSHTTDPMFVDLSAGAGDDALLDRLCDQLQEPCGLYVWGLAMGWEMSVTHAVTDGLPEVRIAGRLPRQIDERLLVAPAEGENPLVPGAINSSWLLHNDGWVLNSEAAGFAGASGRIACGDLDEFVWVMALGAPDSVLDSTVMATRWHSEGASIPTSSLPVTPLKAEDSPSSDVVGARLEMIADWAGVSGFSERLSPTRAAVARYLKDRHHGTEGYYVLEFSDGQCYVGESVNLPVRLDQHRARYSDLQGVRIRSDDIPRRVPDVKRHLRIQERIFIHAAQNVGLLARNINEMATMIGASKHLDRIVSPVEQEKWLSAPDSTNASDLAGRRAYSEERLASSTVNFRQFVTLPDADQITRIIGQYLARCVPYPARTEYQSWALSCLTKPGWKRGRLSCITIAMTETLTLFYDGGSASPGGKVQVNDAELFPTEYSELAFSRRHPTIRIVPAEYEESGPGQSFLYAYSLDDLERLLDDVAVTRAAATTALHIMRKGPCMQRKVHSPQLTEAAFRYVPSTAVSSALTH from the coding sequence ATGGCGTCCGATAACGGCGAGGAGAATTTCGTGGAAATCGCGCTTCTGTTGAACGAAGGTTCGGACGAGCTCGGCGATCTGGCTGCTGTTGCCCCCTGCGCAGGGTGGTCGTCGCAAGCGAGCTTACAGTGGGTTCGCGGCCAACTTGCCCTCCGAATCCGGGCAGTGGCACCGTCACCAGGGTTGGATGCCGTGCAGATGGCTGCGGTATTCGAGGGAAGCCAGTGGCGAATCGACAGTCAGTCGACTGGCTCGGTGTCGGAGGAGGGGGCTGTCGAGCCTAAGGATGTCGACACACTTCTTTCGGACGTCTTGAGATGTGTACCAGCATATTTGGTTCCTTCACACACGACGGACCCGATGTTCGTCGATCTAAGTGCTGGCGCCGGGGATGATGCGCTACTCGACAGGCTTTGTGATCAGCTGCAGGAGCCATGCGGTCTCTACGTCTGGGGCCTTGCGATGGGGTGGGAAATGTCAGTCACCCACGCAGTCACTGATGGTCTCCCCGAGGTACGAATCGCTGGTCGTTTGCCCCGACAGATCGACGAGCGGCTTCTCGTCGCGCCAGCGGAAGGGGAGAACCCTCTTGTGCCTGGAGCAATCAACAGTTCCTGGCTTCTCCACAACGACGGGTGGGTGCTCAATTCCGAAGCGGCAGGGTTTGCCGGTGCTTCTGGGCGTATTGCTTGCGGAGATCTCGACGAGTTCGTGTGGGTGATGGCTTTGGGTGCCCCAGACTCAGTGCTGGACTCCACTGTTATGGCCACAAGGTGGCATTCAGAAGGTGCGAGTATTCCCACATCGAGTCTCCCGGTCACTCCGCTGAAGGCGGAAGACTCGCCTTCGAGCGACGTCGTCGGCGCCCGGCTGGAGATGATTGCCGATTGGGCGGGCGTGAGCGGCTTTTCTGAACGGCTGTCGCCCACACGGGCGGCGGTTGCGCGCTATCTGAAGGATCGTCACCACGGAACTGAGGGATACTACGTGCTCGAGTTCTCGGACGGGCAGTGCTACGTGGGAGAGTCGGTCAATCTGCCTGTACGTCTTGACCAGCACCGCGCGCGGTATTCCGATTTACAGGGGGTTCGGATACGTTCGGATGATATTCCACGCCGAGTTCCGGATGTGAAGCGTCACCTTCGGATTCAAGAGCGGATCTTTATCCACGCAGCGCAGAACGTTGGTCTACTTGCTCGCAACATCAACGAGATGGCGACTATGATCGGAGCAAGTAAGCATCTCGATAGGATCGTTTCACCTGTCGAGCAGGAGAAATGGCTGAGCGCGCCGGATAGCACGAATGCTTCAGATTTAGCTGGGCGACGCGCGTATTCCGAGGAGCGCCTCGCCAGCTCCACTGTCAACTTCCGGCAATTCGTCACTCTGCCCGACGCAGATCAAATTACTCGAATTATTGGTCAGTACCTTGCGCGGTGCGTGCCGTACCCGGCGCGGACCGAGTATCAGTCGTGGGCGTTGAGCTGCTTGACGAAGCCTGGTTGGAAACGGGGCCGACTGTCGTGCATCACCATCGCAATGACCGAGACCTTGACGCTGTTCTATGACGGCGGCAGTGCTAGCCCCGGGGGGAAGGTCCAAGTTAATGATGCCGAGCTGTTCCCGACGGAGTATTCGGAGCTTGCGTTCTCGCGTCGACACCCCACCATTCGAATCGTCCCTGCGGAGTACGAGGAGTCCGGCCCAGGCCAGAGTTTTCTGTACGCATACAGTTTGGACGATCTCGAACGACTCCTAGACGACGTGGCCGTTACGAGGGCCGCCGCGACCACTGCACTGCACATCATGCGTAAGGGGCCATGCATGCAGCGCAAGGTGCACTCACCGCAGCTCACGGAGGCCGCGTTTCGGTATGTACCGTCGACGGCAGTGAGCTCAGCATTAACCCACTAG
- a CDS encoding TRAFAC clade GTPase domain-containing protein, translated as MTKCPRCFTALNGDRFAWTAVAPTDVEVDDVATRYHGSPVRSGKIIELQRPADAADDWAPEDDYATGKAGGPAVEVCPQCHFRLPVGWRDGRAACIAMAGARATGKTVYIAALVKTLQLLGERLNRVVEPATGETEVNFREHYERPLFEERGILESTPASHTGNPYQREPLIFSLGPGLRDDTRQYLVIRDVAGEDLENPGNVDVTHMQFFAQADGVVFMFDPLKVESVRQQLHDLVPAQERVGGDPRSVLRTVLSIIGAGTPNLAVVLSKFDALQALERVEGGDWSEIMSQRGAAFLRDPSLQRAPYHEVDGQLLHDEVRSLLDKLEARSMVMSVDQPATGNALPSRFFAVSALGESPVGDRLHDSGISPFRCLDPVRWILAQRGVWV; from the coding sequence ATGACGAAATGCCCCCGGTGTTTCACGGCCCTGAACGGCGACCGATTTGCGTGGACGGCTGTCGCTCCGACCGACGTCGAGGTCGACGACGTCGCGACCCGCTATCACGGCAGCCCCGTCCGGTCCGGGAAGATCATCGAACTCCAGCGTCCTGCCGACGCAGCCGACGACTGGGCCCCCGAGGACGACTACGCGACGGGGAAGGCCGGCGGTCCCGCTGTGGAGGTGTGCCCGCAGTGCCACTTCCGGCTGCCCGTCGGCTGGCGTGATGGCCGGGCTGCCTGCATCGCGATGGCCGGCGCCCGGGCCACCGGAAAGACCGTCTATATCGCGGCTCTGGTGAAGACCCTGCAGTTGCTGGGGGAGCGGCTGAACCGGGTGGTGGAGCCTGCCACCGGTGAGACCGAGGTGAACTTCCGTGAGCACTACGAGCGGCCGCTGTTCGAGGAGCGGGGCATTCTCGAGTCGACACCGGCCTCGCACACCGGCAACCCGTATCAGCGTGAGCCGCTGATCTTCAGCCTCGGCCCCGGCCTGCGGGACGACACCCGACAGTACCTCGTGATCCGGGATGTGGCGGGGGAGGACCTCGAGAACCCGGGCAACGTGGATGTGACGCACATGCAGTTCTTCGCGCAGGCCGACGGTGTGGTGTTCATGTTCGATCCGCTGAAGGTCGAATCGGTGCGGCAGCAGCTGCACGACCTGGTGCCGGCGCAGGAGCGGGTGGGTGGCGACCCGCGGTCAGTGCTGCGGACGGTGTTGTCGATCATCGGGGCCGGGACCCCGAACCTGGCCGTGGTGCTGTCGAAGTTCGATGCGCTGCAAGCACTCGAGCGGGTGGAGGGCGGCGACTGGAGCGAGATCATGTCCCAGCGGGGCGCGGCCTTCCTGCGTGACCCCAGCCTCCAGCGCGCGCCGTATCACGAGGTCGACGGTCAGCTGCTGCACGACGAGGTGCGCAGCCTTCTCGACAAGCTCGAAGCACGGTCCATGGTGATGTCGGTGGATCAGCCGGCCACCGGCAACGCCCTGCCGAGCCGATTCTTCGCCGTCTCGGCGCTCGGCGAATCACCCGTCGGAGATCGACTCCACGACAGCGGGATCTCACCCTTCCGGTGCCTCGACCCCGTGCGCTGGATCCTCGCGCAGCGGGGGGTGTGGGTGTAG